The following proteins are encoded in a genomic region of Desulfosoma sp.:
- the recD gene encoding exodeoxyribonuclease V subunit alpha: MKDTLDTLVRLGILRPLDRHFALWVSAQDADDIKNEVALAAALVSLRVSQGDVCLDLEDLAENRLLDNVGTINIEALNLPPKRSPTAWIQTLARSRAVFHVSNVFQDHDSDAWQLMGLEAPTKKTPKACPTGELGDGFPGSTGFMPPISTDGMPPLRGMDPGSYKHSGNSPVHTQPLPFLKPLVLDGSLLYLARYWYYEWDVARRLRKLAQGWIDDIPPESVRSAIHHVFPPASSEEEVDWQRVAAAVAAMKRLCIISGGPGTGKTYTVTGILGVLQHLSQRPLRIALAAPTGKAAARITESLRNSLKSYAHGGQWLEHLPQQAMTLHRLLGVRQGRSVPRYNPENPLHLDVLIVDEASMIDLPLMAHTAAALPPHARWILLGDKDQLASVEAGNVFSDLCGRFRKDQAGDDPNPIRRGRVWKDKVEAATGMKLPEESPCPNLSVSPFGECIVFLEKNYRFSKDGGLGHLAECIRSGAGESWPIPVVAWSASHKTTALNNPQLCCRWVREQELRQALRIVVEQNFSKVPGAGSLDEASLRLESFRILCAVREGPFGVTTINEIVESLLAELGHIPQGTRYYQGKPLIVLENDYDVGLFNGDVGLLWPDPVTQRLMAWFRQVDGTLKKVPVSRLPAHETAYAMTVHKSQGSEYTRVLVILPDRDVKVLTRELLYTAVTRATESVEIWAHESILHSALRRVTERRSGLGFRLW; the protein is encoded by the coding sequence ATGAAAGACACTCTGGATACTTTGGTGCGCCTCGGCATCTTACGTCCTCTGGACCGGCATTTTGCTCTATGGGTCTCCGCACAAGATGCCGACGACATCAAGAACGAAGTGGCCCTGGCCGCGGCTTTGGTAAGTCTTCGAGTCAGCCAAGGCGATGTCTGTCTCGATCTTGAAGATCTTGCGGAAAACCGTCTTCTTGACAATGTGGGAACGATTAACATTGAGGCTTTGAACCTTCCCCCGAAAAGATCGCCTACAGCCTGGATCCAGACCCTGGCCCGGTCCCGAGCCGTGTTTCATGTTTCGAATGTTTTTCAGGATCACGACTCTGACGCCTGGCAACTTATGGGGCTGGAAGCTCCAACGAAAAAGACTCCAAAAGCTTGTCCGACAGGGGAGTTGGGCGATGGTTTCCCTGGGAGCACGGGATTTATGCCTCCCATATCTACGGACGGGATGCCACCACTCAGGGGGATGGATCCAGGCTCTTATAAGCATTCTGGAAACAGCCCAGTTCACACACAGCCATTACCTTTTTTAAAGCCCTTGGTGTTGGACGGCTCTTTGCTGTATCTGGCACGCTACTGGTATTATGAATGGGATGTGGCGCGCCGTCTGAGGAAACTCGCCCAAGGTTGGATCGACGACATCCCTCCGGAATCCGTACGTTCGGCCATCCATCACGTCTTTCCGCCTGCATCTTCAGAAGAGGAAGTGGATTGGCAACGCGTTGCCGCAGCCGTCGCTGCCATGAAAAGGCTTTGCATCATTTCCGGGGGCCCAGGAACAGGGAAAACATATACGGTGACCGGCATCCTCGGTGTCCTGCAACATTTGTCCCAACGTCCCTTGCGTATCGCCTTGGCCGCCCCGACGGGCAAAGCGGCGGCCCGTATCACTGAATCCTTGCGAAATTCTCTGAAGTCTTATGCACACGGGGGTCAGTGGCTGGAACATCTTCCTCAGCAAGCCATGACCTTGCATCGGCTTTTGGGAGTCCGCCAGGGTCGATCCGTTCCTCGATACAATCCGGAAAATCCCCTGCATCTGGACGTCCTTATCGTGGACGAAGCTTCCATGATCGATCTTCCTCTCATGGCTCATACGGCGGCGGCCCTTCCCCCTCATGCCCGTTGGATTCTGCTCGGTGACAAAGATCAGTTGGCGTCTGTTGAAGCTGGGAATGTGTTTTCGGACTTGTGTGGTCGATTCAGGAAGGACCAAGCGGGCGACGATCCCAATCCTATTCGGCGAGGTCGAGTATGGAAAGACAAAGTCGAAGCGGCCACGGGAATGAAACTTCCCGAAGAATCTCCTTGCCCGAATCTTTCGGTGTCCCCGTTCGGCGAATGCATAGTTTTTCTGGAAAAGAACTATCGGTTTTCCAAGGACGGCGGCCTGGGACACCTGGCAGAATGCATTCGATCCGGTGCCGGAGAATCCTGGCCGATTCCTGTGGTTGCGTGGAGTGCTTCCCACAAAACAACGGCTCTGAATAACCCTCAATTGTGTTGCCGTTGGGTTCGAGAACAGGAACTTCGGCAAGCCCTTCGAATCGTGGTGGAACAAAATTTTTCAAAGGTTCCAGGGGCTGGAAGCCTTGATGAGGCTTCGCTAAGGTTGGAATCTTTCCGTATCCTGTGCGCCGTCAGAGAAGGTCCCTTTGGCGTGACGACCATAAACGAGATTGTGGAAAGCCTTTTGGCGGAGCTTGGGCATATTCCTCAAGGAACGCGGTATTACCAAGGAAAACCTTTAATCGTCCTTGAAAACGACTATGATGTGGGCCTCTTTAACGGCGATGTGGGGCTTTTGTGGCCGGACCCTGTCACTCAGCGTCTTATGGCCTGGTTTCGCCAGGTCGATGGAACTCTTAAAAAAGTTCCTGTCTCACGACTTCCCGCACACGAAACCGCCTATGCCATGACGGTACATAAATCCCAGGGGTCGGAGTACACCCGCGTGTTAGTCATCTTACCCGATCGGGATGTCAAAGTCCTCACCAGGGAGCTCTTGTATACGGCTGTGACCCGTGCCACGGAGAGCGTCGAAATCTGGGCTCATGAAAGCATTCTCCATAGCGCTTTGCGACGTGTCACGGAACGCCGATCAGGTCTCGGTTTTCGACTCTGGTAG
- the recB gene encoding exodeoxyribonuclease V subunit beta has translation MTQPLDPLLLPLEGVRLIEASAGTGKTHSIVTLVLRLLVERRLPIGQILVVTYTNAATEELRVRIRQRLHGAWREVSTGRWNDPMFAPWVSQNNSEKENLPWLLMEAACRMDEAAVYTMHGFCQRILQEFAFACGVPFDWDVLPEDKALVREAVADFWRHIMKDAEEEKAQWLLSTWKGPDGLLQDLSALRSVVPPKIFPELSSESVRNFADAKSLFQEIRNTWQKDRDHIAKILKDHKALNRRFYRVDTVETLLTTMDTLADTAITPIPLPSPLERLSSSFLAQKVKAGAAPPSHQIFDLFDRYLQLQKEILEGQRTVILKAADDFVRQALSRRKDLERVLGFDDLVQRVDEALSGPYGAALSEKIRQKYPVALIDEFQDTDPLQYRIFEKIYGSFEAPFSMCLIGDPKQAIYSFRGADIFAYMRAKRNTGPANTYTMDTNWRSSSHLVHAINHLFSRHPYPFIFHQDIPFYPVRSGPEADKTPLRLHGKVPPAVQIRFLPCQGLDLTKDGSITVDAAVEAAASDCAATIVEWLNLSQQGLLTIGEEPLRARDIAVLVRSHREGRRIQEALRQRGVASVSLQRDSVFRSLEATDLLAVLEAIADPVDERRLRWALATETLGWNARRLSTLDSYETLMEDVQSRFHRYREIWNRHGFLAAFMTLLKEEGVPVHVRALPAGERRLTNLLHLAELLHRSSQSYPGVDRLLRWYKDRLQEENAPEEEQLRLESDENLVQVVTIHKSKGLEYPVVFLPFPWNLRRTKKDKDSKIVRFHDAKDLSPCVDLGSSEIDQHRIQAEREEMAEYMRLLYVALTRAKYVCVTWWGRVSLASESAMAYLLFPEPGVDRCQETARSIMDQFSTDEDSSKNDEKLRKNLEAIAQSSSGVIAVEIADWQRQERLRSDRERKPVYEVKRFQAVLGLPWRVTSYSHLTTGAESHTPDYDGVLVDESPLEEPFEQIEPIFLFPRGTRAGQCLHEIFEKIDFATLTPQDLEPVIADTLSRHGLEQSWHHPVLQMVCNVLETPLVHGTESLSLRDIAFKDRFHEWEFHFPTGALNPDRLYRALQHVDFYEKSVKGLQFESVHGLVHGFIDLVFRYRGRYFIADYKSNHLGNRVEDYGSEQLESAMHKHRYPLQMLLYTVAVHRFLGLRLPRYDYDTHFGGVFYLFLRGMRPENKGITGVFYHRPEKPDVLRLSAMFSESTG, from the coding sequence ATGACACAGCCTCTCGATCCTTTACTGCTCCCCCTGGAAGGTGTTCGGCTTATCGAAGCCAGCGCCGGTACAGGGAAAACTCATAGCATTGTGACCCTCGTGCTCCGCCTTCTCGTAGAAAGACGGTTGCCCATCGGCCAGATCCTCGTGGTGACTTATACCAACGCCGCCACGGAAGAACTGCGAGTTCGCATTCGGCAGCGCCTCCACGGGGCTTGGCGGGAGGTGTCCACGGGTCGATGGAACGATCCCATGTTCGCCCCCTGGGTGTCTCAAAATAACTCGGAAAAAGAAAACCTGCCCTGGCTTCTCATGGAAGCCGCCTGCCGTATGGATGAAGCGGCTGTTTACACCATGCATGGTTTCTGTCAGAGGATTCTTCAGGAATTTGCTTTTGCTTGCGGCGTGCCGTTCGACTGGGATGTCCTTCCCGAGGATAAGGCCCTTGTGCGGGAAGCGGTTGCCGATTTCTGGCGTCACATCATGAAGGACGCCGAAGAGGAAAAGGCCCAATGGCTTCTGAGCACGTGGAAGGGTCCGGATGGACTTCTGCAAGATCTTTCGGCACTGCGAAGTGTTGTCCCTCCAAAGATTTTTCCTGAACTATCCTCTGAAAGTGTTCGAAATTTCGCTGATGCCAAGTCGCTTTTTCAGGAGATTCGTAACACGTGGCAAAAGGATCGGGACCATATCGCAAAAATTCTTAAAGATCACAAGGCGCTAAATCGCCGTTTCTACAGGGTCGACACCGTGGAAACCCTTCTGACGACCATGGACACCCTGGCCGACACCGCAATCACTCCCATACCCCTGCCGTCGCCTCTTGAAAGGCTCAGCTCATCGTTTCTGGCCCAAAAAGTCAAAGCGGGCGCGGCCCCTCCGTCCCATCAAATTTTTGATCTCTTTGACCGTTACCTCCAGCTACAGAAAGAAATCCTCGAGGGCCAACGTACTGTGATCCTCAAAGCTGCCGATGATTTTGTGCGTCAAGCGCTTTCCCGTCGCAAAGACCTGGAACGCGTGTTGGGGTTTGACGACTTGGTGCAACGGGTGGATGAGGCCCTTTCAGGCCCTTACGGGGCGGCTCTTTCCGAAAAAATTCGTCAAAAGTATCCGGTGGCCCTCATTGATGAATTTCAGGACACAGACCCTCTTCAGTACCGCATTTTTGAGAAAATTTATGGTTCATTCGAGGCTCCTTTCTCCATGTGCCTTATCGGGGATCCGAAACAGGCCATTTACAGCTTTCGAGGTGCCGACATTTTCGCCTATATGCGTGCCAAACGGAACACCGGCCCTGCCAACACCTACACCATGGACACCAATTGGCGTTCCTCGTCACATCTGGTCCATGCCATCAACCATCTCTTTTCCAGGCACCCTTACCCTTTCATTTTTCATCAGGACATTCCTTTTTATCCGGTCCGTAGCGGCCCCGAAGCTGACAAGACACCTTTACGTCTGCATGGAAAAGTCCCACCCGCCGTGCAAATTCGCTTTTTACCTTGCCAGGGTCTCGATTTGACGAAAGATGGCTCGATCACCGTAGATGCAGCCGTCGAGGCGGCCGCTTCCGACTGCGCGGCCACCATCGTGGAATGGTTGAATCTTTCTCAACAAGGACTCCTGACCATCGGGGAAGAGCCGCTCAGGGCTCGAGACATAGCCGTGTTGGTGCGTTCCCATCGAGAAGGCCGTCGGATTCAGGAAGCCCTGCGTCAAAGAGGTGTGGCCAGCGTCAGCTTACAGCGGGACAGTGTTTTTAGGTCTCTGGAAGCCACAGATCTTTTGGCCGTTCTCGAGGCGATAGCGGATCCCGTCGATGAACGCCGCCTGCGATGGGCTCTGGCTACGGAAACCCTCGGCTGGAATGCTCGTCGACTGAGTACCCTGGACAGCTATGAAACCCTGATGGAAGATGTGCAATCTCGATTCCACAGGTATCGAGAAATCTGGAATCGTCATGGTTTTCTCGCGGCTTTCATGACACTGCTCAAGGAGGAAGGCGTGCCCGTGCATGTGCGGGCTCTTCCCGCCGGGGAAAGACGTCTGACAAATCTCCTGCATCTTGCAGAACTTTTACATCGGTCAAGTCAGAGCTATCCCGGAGTCGACAGACTGCTCCGTTGGTACAAAGACCGGCTGCAAGAAGAGAACGCTCCGGAAGAAGAACAATTACGGCTGGAAAGTGATGAAAACCTGGTGCAGGTGGTCACTATTCATAAAAGCAAGGGGTTGGAATACCCCGTGGTCTTCCTGCCTTTTCCGTGGAATCTCAGAAGAACGAAAAAGGACAAAGATTCCAAAATCGTAAGGTTTCATGACGCGAAGGATCTTTCGCCATGTGTGGACCTGGGATCATCCGAAATAGACCAGCACCGAATACAAGCGGAACGAGAAGAAATGGCCGAATACATGCGCCTTCTCTACGTGGCGCTGACCCGCGCCAAATATGTGTGTGTCACCTGGTGGGGACGCGTGAGCCTGGCTTCCGAGTCCGCCATGGCGTATCTCTTGTTCCCTGAACCTGGCGTCGATCGATGTCAAGAAACAGCACGAAGCATCATGGACCAGTTTTCCACAGACGAAGACTCCAGCAAGAATGACGAAAAGCTGCGGAAAAATCTGGAAGCCATAGCGCAGTCTTCTTCAGGCGTGATCGCTGTGGAAATAGCTGATTGGCAAAGGCAAGAACGCCTTCGCAGCGATCGGGAAAGAAAACCCGTGTATGAGGTGAAAAGGTTTCAGGCGGTTTTGGGACTTCCATGGCGGGTCACAAGTTATTCTCATTTGACCACAGGCGCCGAATCCCACACTCCCGACTACGACGGCGTTCTTGTGGACGAGAGCCCACTCGAAGAACCCTTTGAACAAATCGAGCCCATTTTTCTTTTTCCTCGAGGCACTCGAGCAGGTCAATGCCTCCACGAAATCTTTGAAAAAATAGATTTCGCTACGTTGACGCCTCAAGATCTGGAACCCGTCATTGCCGACACTTTGTCTCGACATGGTCTTGAACAAAGCTGGCACCATCCTGTTCTTCAAATGGTGTGCAACGTTCTAGAGACCCCTCTGGTTCACGGAACCGAATCCCTGAGCCTTCGTGACATTGCTTTTAAAGATCGGTTCCACGAATGGGAATTTCATTTTCCTACAGGGGCTCTGAACCCCGATCGTTTGTATCGGGCTTTGCAACATGTGGATTTTTACGAAAAGTCTGTCAAAGGGCTTCAGTTTGAGTCCGTTCATGGGTTGGTTCACGGTTTCATCGATTTGGTTTTTCGTTACCGTGGCCGCTACTTCATAGCCGACTACAAGTCCAACCATTTGGGAAATCGCGTGGAAGATTATGGCTCGGAACAACTGGAATCGGCCATGCACAAACATCGGTATCCTCTTCAGATGCTTCTTTACACCGTGGCTGTGCATCGATTCCTTGGATTACGTCTTCCTCGTTATGATTACGACACCCATTTTGGTGGTGTCTTTTACTTGTTCCTTCGGGGTATGCGCCCCGAGAACAAAGGGATTACCGGCGTCTTTTACCATCGGCCCGAAAAACCTGATGTGCTCCGTTTAAGCGCCATGTTTTCAGAAAGCACCGGGTAG